In the Klebsiella aerogenes KCTC 2190 genome, one interval contains:
- the sdhE gene encoding FAD assembly factor SdhE: MDINNKARIHWACRRGMRELDISIMPFFEYEYDTLSDDDKRLFIRLLENDDPDLFNWLMNHGKPADAQLQRMINLIQTRNRERGPVAI, from the coding sequence ATGGACATTAACAACAAAGCTCGCATCCACTGGGCATGCCGCCGCGGTATGCGCGAACTCGATATCTCCATCATGCCGTTTTTCGAGTATGAGTACGACACGCTCAGCGATGACGACAAGCGCCTGTTCATCCGTTTGCTGGAGAACGATGATCCGGATCTGTTTAACTGGCTGATGAATCACGGCAAGCCGGCAGATGCGCAACTTCAACGGATGATTAATTTAATCCAGACTCGGAATCGGGAACGTGGTCCTGTGGCAATCTGA
- the ygfZ gene encoding tRNA-modifying protein YgfZ — translation MAFTPFPPRQPSFSARLPLTLMTLDDWALATITGPDGEKYLQGQITADVSHLTADQHLLAAHCDAKGKMWSNLRVFHRDGGFAWIERRSLREAQLTELKKYAVFSKVTIAANDDLVLLGVAGFQARAALAPLFAALPDAGKPVVTEGVTSLLWFEHPAERFLLVTDADTANRVTDALRGEAQLNNSQQWLALNIEAGLPVIDSVNSAQFIPQATNLQALGGISFKKGCYTGQEMVARAKFRGANKRALWTLAGTASRVPEAGEDLELKMGDNWRRTGTVLAAVQLDDGSLMVQVVMNNDMEPDSVFRVRDDAGSLSIKPLPYSLEED, via the coding sequence ATGGCTTTTACACCTTTTCCTCCGCGTCAGCCCTCTTTTTCCGCTCGTCTGCCGTTAACGCTGATGACGCTGGATGATTGGGCGCTGGCGACGATTACCGGTCCGGATGGCGAGAAGTATCTGCAGGGGCAGATCACCGCCGATGTCAGCCATTTAACCGCCGATCAGCATCTGCTTGCCGCGCACTGTGATGCCAAAGGCAAAATGTGGAGCAACCTGCGCGTCTTCCACCGCGACGGCGGTTTCGCGTGGATTGAGCGCCGCAGCCTGCGCGAAGCGCAGCTGACCGAACTGAAAAAATATGCCGTCTTCTCCAAAGTCACCATCGCCGCAAACGACGATCTGGTCCTGCTGGGCGTTGCCGGTTTCCAGGCGCGCGCCGCGCTGGCTCCATTGTTCGCCGCGCTGCCGGACGCTGGTAAACCGGTGGTCACCGAAGGCGTGACCAGCCTGCTGTGGTTTGAACATCCTGCCGAACGCTTCCTGCTGGTGACCGATGCCGACACCGCCAACCGGGTGACAGACGCGCTGCGCGGCGAAGCGCAGCTTAACAACAGCCAGCAGTGGCTGGCGCTGAACATCGAGGCCGGTCTGCCGGTTATCGACAGCGTAAACAGCGCGCAGTTCATTCCGCAGGCGACCAACCTGCAAGCGTTGGGCGGTATCAGCTTCAAGAAAGGCTGCTACACCGGCCAGGAAATGGTCGCCCGGGCGAAATTCCGCGGCGCCAATAAACGCGCGCTGTGGACGCTGGCGGGTACCGCCAGCCGGGTGCCGGAAGCCGGGGAAGATCTGGAGCTGAAAATGGGCGACAACTGGCGCCGCACCGGTACGGTGCTGGCAGCCGTACAGTTGGATGACGGAAGCCTGATGGTCCAGGTGGTGATGAATAACGATATGGAACCGGACAGCGTGTTCCGCGTGCGTGATGATGCCGGCAGCCTGAGCATCAAGCCATTGCCGTATTCGCTGGAAGAAGATTAA
- the trhA gene encoding PAQR family membrane homeostasis protein TrhA: protein MVRKPLITQGYSLAEEVANSISHGIGLVFGIVGLVLLLVQAVDTNASATAITSYSLYGGSMIMLFLASTLYHAIPHQRAKQWLKKFDHCAIYLLIAGTYTPFLLVGLNSPLAKGLMIVIWSLALLGILFKLTIAHRFKILSLVTYLTMGWLSLIVVYQLAVKLAVGGVTLLAVGGVVYSLGVIFYVCKRIPYNHAIWHGFVLGGSVCHFLAIYLYVGQS from the coding sequence ATGGTTCGCAAACCATTAATCACTCAGGGATATTCTCTGGCAGAGGAAGTTGCCAACAGCATCAGTCACGGGATCGGACTGGTGTTCGGTATTGTCGGCCTCGTGTTGCTGTTGGTGCAGGCGGTAGACACGAACGCCAGCGCGACGGCGATCACCAGCTACAGCCTGTACGGCGGCAGTATGATTATGCTGTTCCTCGCTTCCACGCTCTATCACGCTATCCCGCATCAGCGGGCGAAACAGTGGCTCAAGAAATTCGACCACTGCGCCATCTACTTGCTGATTGCCGGAACCTACACGCCATTTTTGCTGGTGGGATTGAATTCGCCGCTGGCAAAGGGGTTGATGATTGTCATCTGGAGCCTGGCGCTACTGGGGATCCTGTTTAAGCTGACTATCGCGCACCGCTTTAAAATTTTGTCGCTGGTGACCTATCTGACGATGGGCTGGCTGTCGCTTATCGTGGTCTATCAACTGGCGGTGAAGCTGGCGGTGGGCGGGGTAACGCTGCTGGCGGTTGGCGGGGTGGTGTACTCGCTGGGGGTCATCTTCTACGTCTGCAAACGTATTCCTTATAACCACGCTATCTGGCACGGCTTCGTGCTCGGCGGCAGCGTGTGTCACTTCCTGGCGATTTATCTTTACGTCGGCCAGTCCTGA
- the yqfB gene encoding N(4)-acetylcytidine aminohydrolase, giving the protein MQANDITFFQRFQDDILAGRKTITIRDAAESHFKAGDVLRVGRYEDDGYFCTIAVTATSTVTLDTLTEQHAQQENMTLEQLRQVISEIYPAEDRFYVIEFKRL; this is encoded by the coding sequence ATGCAGGCTAATGACATTACCTTTTTTCAGCGTTTTCAGGACGACATCCTGGCCGGGCGCAAAACGATCACCATTCGCGATGCGGCGGAGTCGCACTTTAAGGCCGGTGATGTGCTGCGCGTCGGACGCTATGAAGATGACGGCTACTTCTGCACTATCGCCGTTACCGCGACCTCAACGGTGACCCTCGACACGCTAACTGAACAGCATGCTCAACAGGAGAATATGACCCTCGAACAACTGCGGCAGGTCATCAGTGAAATCTATCCTGCGGAAGATCGGTTTTATGTTATTGAATTCAAACGTCTTTAA
- a CDS encoding MurR/RpiR family transcriptional regulator translates to MFSHAAVASLNNLEMMVYHYVIKNRDKVMYMTIRELAEAAGVSTTTVLRFCRKLQCEGYSEFRVRFKLYLEQNEPQQANIGASEIMSFFKSVNNDEFDQLLEQAVDIILSSERIIFVGAGTSGALAKYGARFFSNVGKFSNHIDDPYFPVTNDMARNALAIVLSVSGETEEILRFASQFSLHHCKVMSITSHEHSRLAKLADFNLSWHVPQTRIGGVYDITTQIPVIYILESLGRKLARKIGLK, encoded by the coding sequence ATGTTCTCCCACGCCGCTGTCGCTAGTCTCAATAATCTTGAGATGATGGTCTACCACTACGTCATTAAGAATCGTGACAAAGTGATGTACATGACTATTCGCGAACTGGCCGAGGCCGCCGGGGTCTCCACCACTACCGTGTTGCGCTTCTGTCGCAAACTGCAGTGCGAGGGCTACTCTGAATTTCGCGTACGCTTTAAATTATATCTTGAGCAGAATGAGCCTCAACAGGCAAATATCGGCGCCAGCGAAATAATGAGCTTTTTTAAAAGCGTCAATAATGACGAGTTCGATCAATTGCTCGAACAGGCCGTCGATATTATTCTCTCCTCCGAGCGTATTATTTTCGTCGGCGCCGGCACCTCCGGCGCGCTGGCGAAATATGGCGCGCGCTTCTTTTCCAACGTCGGGAAATTCAGCAACCATATTGACGATCCTTATTTCCCGGTCACCAATGATATGGCCCGCAACGCGCTGGCGATTGTGCTTTCCGTCTCCGGTGAAACCGAAGAGATCCTGCGCTTTGCCAGCCAGTTCAGCCTGCATCACTGTAAAGTGATGTCGATTACCAGCCATGAGCATTCGCGGCTGGCAAAACTGGCTGATTTCAATCTCTCCTGGCACGTGCCGCAAACGCGCATCGGCGGCGTTTACGATATTACAACACAGATTCCGGTGATATATATTCTCGAATCCCTGGGGCGTAAATTAGCGCGCAAAATCGGCTTAAAATAA
- the bglA gene encoding 6-phospho-beta-glucosidase BglA, whose product MKKLTLPKDFLWGGAVAAHQVEGGWNKGGKGPSICDVLTGGAHGVPREITQQVEAGKYYPNHEAVDFYGHYKEDIKLFAEMGFKCFRTSIAWTRIFPQGDETQPNEEGLKFYDDMFDELLKYNIEPVITLSHFEMPLHLVQQYGGWTNRKVVDFFVRFAEVVFERYKHKVKYWMTFNEINNQRNWRAPLFGYCCSGVVYTEHENPEETMYQVLHHQFVASALAVKAAQRINPEMQVGCMLAMVALYPYSCKPEDVMFAQESMRERYVFTDVQLRGYYPSYVLNEWERRGFNIKMEDGDAQILREGTCAYLGFSYYMTNAVKAEGGTGDAISGFEGSVPNPHVKASDWGWQIDPVGLRYALCELYERYQKPLFIVENGFGAYDKVEADGSINDDYRIDYLRAHVEEMIKAVTYDGVDLMGYTPWGCIDCVSFTTGQYSKRYGFIYVNKHDDGTGDMSRSRKKSFNWYKEVIASNGENL is encoded by the coding sequence ATGAAAAAATTGACTCTTCCCAAAGACTTTTTATGGGGCGGCGCGGTCGCCGCGCATCAGGTTGAAGGTGGCTGGAATAAAGGCGGCAAAGGCCCCAGCATCTGCGACGTTTTAACCGGCGGGGCGCACGGCGTGCCGCGCGAAATCACCCAACAGGTCGAAGCGGGTAAGTATTACCCTAACCATGAAGCGGTTGATTTTTACGGCCACTACAAAGAAGACATCAAATTGTTCGCCGAGATGGGTTTCAAATGCTTCCGCACCTCTATTGCCTGGACCCGCATCTTCCCGCAGGGCGACGAAACTCAGCCAAATGAAGAAGGGCTGAAATTCTACGATGACATGTTTGATGAACTGCTGAAGTACAACATCGAGCCAGTGATCACCCTTTCCCACTTTGAAATGCCGCTGCATCTGGTACAGCAGTACGGCGGTTGGACCAACCGCAAAGTGGTCGATTTCTTTGTGCGCTTCGCCGAAGTTGTCTTTGAGCGTTATAAGCACAAAGTGAAATACTGGATGACCTTTAACGAGATCAATAACCAGCGTAACTGGCGCGCGCCGCTGTTCGGCTACTGCTGTTCCGGCGTGGTCTATACCGAGCATGAAAACCCGGAAGAGACCATGTACCAGGTGCTGCATCACCAGTTCGTCGCCAGCGCGCTGGCGGTGAAAGCGGCGCAGCGCATCAACCCGGAAATGCAGGTCGGCTGCATGCTGGCGATGGTCGCCCTCTACCCTTACTCCTGCAAACCGGAAGATGTCATGTTTGCCCAGGAGTCGATGCGCGAACGCTATGTCTTTACCGATGTCCAGCTGCGCGGCTACTACCCGAGCTATGTGTTGAATGAATGGGAACGCCGCGGCTTCAACATCAAGATGGAAGACGGCGACGCGCAGATCCTGCGTGAAGGCACCTGCGCCTATCTCGGCTTCAGCTACTACATGACCAACGCGGTGAAAGCCGAAGGCGGCACCGGCGATGCCATTTCCGGCTTCGAAGGCAGCGTGCCGAACCCGCATGTGAAAGCCTCCGACTGGGGCTGGCAGATTGACCCGGTTGGCCTGCGCTACGCCCTGTGCGAATTGTATGAGCGCTACCAGAAGCCGCTGTTTATCGTGGAAAACGGCTTTGGCGCCTACGACAAAGTAGAAGCCGACGGCAGCATCAATGATGACTACCGCATCGATTATCTGCGCGCCCACGTCGAAGAGATGATTAAAGCGGTGACTTATGACGGCGTTGATCTGATGGGTTATACCCCATGGGGCTGCATCGACTGCGTCTCCTTCACCACTGGCCAGTACAGCAAACGCTACGGCTTCATCTACGTTAATAAACACGACGACGGCACCGGCGATATGTCCCGCTCGCGCAAGAAGAGCTTTAACTGGTACAAAGAAGTCATTGCCAGCAACGGCGAGAATCTGTAA
- a CDS encoding copper resistance protein, with amino-acid sequence MIKRQRKAILLVLLACLVVLICTAQRMAGMHALVMNVTAASQSAQPGPDNAEAPVSPCELSAKSLMAVPPMLFEGALLAIALLLAVLAAIPPRIERIWPPRVISPPRLRVHLRLCVFRE; translated from the coding sequence ATGATTAAGCGACAACGCAAAGCCATTCTTCTTGTACTTCTTGCCTGCCTGGTGGTGCTGATCTGCACCGCCCAGAGAATGGCGGGGATGCATGCGTTGGTGATGAACGTCACGGCCGCCAGCCAATCCGCCCAACCGGGCCCGGATAATGCCGAGGCGCCGGTCTCCCCCTGCGAACTCAGCGCCAAGTCGCTGATGGCCGTTCCGCCGATGCTGTTTGAAGGGGCGCTATTAGCGATCGCCCTGCTGCTGGCGGTGCTGGCGGCCATCCCGCCGCGCATCGAGCGAATCTGGCCTCCCCGCGTCATTTCTCCTCCCCGATTGCGGGTGCATCTACGATTATGCGTCTTCCGTGAGTGA
- a CDS encoding protein-disulfide reductase DsbD family protein: protein MFMVFRRLLVCLLWLWLPVSQAADSGWLRAADNQHASVRLRAQSESNGDTRLLLDVALEKGWKTYWRSPGEGGIAPAIAWHTPLEVNWRWPTPQRFDVAGISTQGYHGDVSFPMTLRGKIPPTLSGVLTLSTCSNVCILTDYPFSLDMTAPAGERFNYDFTRAMGTLPLRDGLTSALSASYVSGKLTVTARRDAGWQQPALFIDSMEDVDFGKPSFTSRGDTLTATVPVTDSWGEAAPDLSGKTLSLVLADSGQAQESHIAIAAGSAAPGLALGWVLLMALAGGLILNVMPCVLPVLAMKLGSLVQTERRERGAVRRQFLASVCGIVVSFLALALMMTALRLGNQALGWGIQFQNPWFIGAMALVMVLFSASLLGLFEIRLSSSASTFLATRGGNGLMGHFWQGAFATLLATPCTAPFLGTAVSVALVAPLPLLWGIFFAMGIGMSLPWLLIVAWPGLAQRLPRPGRWMNHLRVVLGLMMLGSALWLVSLLKIHIGRTPVLTLLVILAIVLLLATAWRYRWRTALRAGALAIVVAGVVAFVAQQDGQGPRRDRVNWQPLSEQAIANALAEHKRVFIDVTADWCVTCKTNKYNVLLRDDVQQALSAPDVIALRGDWSRPSADISQFLTARGSAAVPFNQIYGPGLPQGQILPALLDREQLLATLSAAKGK from the coding sequence ATGTTTATGGTATTCAGGCGACTGCTGGTCTGCCTGCTTTGGCTATGGCTGCCCGTCAGCCAGGCCGCCGATAGCGGCTGGCTGCGCGCCGCCGACAATCAACACGCCAGCGTGCGCCTGCGGGCGCAAAGCGAAAGCAATGGCGACACCCGCCTGCTTTTAGACGTAGCGCTGGAAAAGGGCTGGAAAACCTACTGGCGTTCGCCGGGCGAAGGCGGCATCGCGCCAGCTATCGCCTGGCACACGCCGCTGGAGGTTAACTGGCGCTGGCCGACGCCGCAGCGCTTCGACGTCGCGGGTATTTCCACTCAGGGGTATCACGGCGACGTCAGCTTCCCGATGACCCTGCGCGGCAAAATACCGCCGACGCTCAGCGGCGTACTGACGCTCTCTACCTGCAGCAATGTCTGCATTCTCACTGACTACCCCTTTTCGCTGGATATGACGGCTCCGGCGGGAGAGCGTTTTAATTACGATTTCACCCGCGCGATGGGCACGCTGCCCCTGCGCGACGGTCTCACCTCGGCGCTTAGCGCCAGCTACGTCAGCGGAAAGCTGACGGTAACCGCCCGCCGCGATGCCGGCTGGCAGCAGCCAGCGCTGTTTATCGACAGCATGGAGGATGTCGATTTCGGCAAGCCGAGCTTTACCAGCCGCGGCGATACGTTGACTGCCACCGTACCGGTCACCGATAGCTGGGGCGAAGCGGCGCCGGATCTGAGCGGCAAAACGCTGTCGCTGGTGCTGGCCGATAGCGGCCAGGCGCAGGAAAGCCATATCGCCATCGCCGCCGGCAGTGCCGCGCCGGGGCTGGCGTTAGGCTGGGTGCTGCTGATGGCGCTGGCCGGCGGGCTTATCCTCAACGTCATGCCTTGCGTGCTGCCGGTGTTGGCGATGAAACTCGGCTCATTGGTGCAAACCGAACGTCGTGAACGCGGCGCGGTGCGGCGGCAGTTCCTCGCCTCGGTATGCGGAATCGTCGTCTCCTTCCTGGCGCTGGCGCTGATGATGACCGCGCTACGTTTAGGTAATCAGGCGCTCGGCTGGGGGATCCAGTTCCAGAACCCGTGGTTTATCGGCGCGATGGCGCTGGTGATGGTGCTGTTCAGCGCCAGTTTATTGGGGCTGTTCGAAATCCGTCTCTCCTCCAGCGCCAGCACCTTCCTCGCCACCCGCGGCGGCAACGGCTTGATGGGCCATTTTTGGCAGGGCGCCTTCGCCACCCTGCTGGCGACGCCCTGTACCGCGCCATTCCTCGGTACCGCCGTTTCGGTAGCGCTGGTGGCGCCGCTGCCGCTGCTGTGGGGGATTTTCTTCGCCATGGGGATCGGTATGAGCCTGCCGTGGCTGCTTATCGTCGCCTGGCCGGGTCTGGCGCAACGACTTCCACGTCCAGGCCGCTGGATGAATCATCTGCGCGTGGTGTTGGGGCTAATGATGCTTGGTTCAGCGCTATGGCTGGTTAGCCTGCTGAAGATCCACATCGGCCGTACGCCGGTGCTTACCCTGCTGGTGATTCTGGCCATCGTCCTGCTCCTGGCCACCGCCTGGCGCTACCGCTGGCGTACGGCGCTGCGCGCGGGCGCTCTGGCCATCGTGGTGGCGGGCGTCGTCGCCTTTGTCGCACAACAGGACGGCCAGGGCCCGCGCCGCGACCGGGTTAACTGGCAGCCGCTCAGCGAGCAGGCTATCGCTAACGCCCTTGCGGAGCATAAACGGGTATTTATTGATGTCACCGCCGACTGGTGCGTGACCTGTAAAACCAATAAATACAACGTGCTGCTGCGCGACGACGTCCAGCAGGCGCTATCAGCGCCAGATGTGATCGCCTTACGCGGCGACTGGAGCCGCCCCTCCGCCGACATTAGTCAGTTTTTAACCGCTCGCGGCAGCGCCGCGGTGCCGTTTAACCAGATTTACGGACCGGGATTGCCGCAGGGACAGATTCTGCCTGCGCTGTTAGACCGCGAACAACTTCTCGCCACCCTGTCCGCCGCTAAAGGAAAATAA
- a CDS encoding DsbA family protein has translation MRAITALLLLCVSAFSFAAPAEEPQSNGNDQLAQLLFNDPNSPRTGAKEPKLTIVSFTDYNCPYCKQFDPMLEKIVHDNPDIQLIVKLLPFKGQSSVNAAKAALSTWRQQPDKFWALHQRLMAKKGYHDDASIAAAQKKTATDSVNIDDKTMDSLKMNLILSQVLNIQGTPATIIGDQMVAGAIPAEELEGLVKEQLAKARGQ, from the coding sequence ATGAGAGCTATCACCGCCTTATTACTGCTGTGCGTATCGGCCTTCAGCTTCGCCGCACCGGCGGAAGAACCACAATCGAACGGTAATGACCAGTTAGCCCAGCTGCTGTTTAACGATCCGAATAGTCCGCGCACCGGCGCGAAAGAGCCAAAACTCACAATCGTCTCGTTTACCGATTACAACTGTCCTTACTGCAAACAGTTTGATCCGATGCTGGAAAAAATCGTCCACGATAATCCGGATATTCAGCTCATCGTTAAGCTGCTGCCGTTTAAAGGGCAGAGTTCGGTGAATGCCGCTAAAGCCGCGCTCTCCACCTGGCGCCAGCAGCCCGATAAGTTCTGGGCGCTGCATCAGCGGCTGATGGCAAAAAAAGGCTATCACGATGACGCCAGCATCGCCGCCGCGCAGAAGAAAACCGCCACCGATAGCGTGAATATTGATGACAAGACCATGGATTCGCTGAAGATGAACCTGATTTTGTCGCAGGTGCTGAATATTCAGGGCACCCCGGCGACCATCATCGGCGATCAGATGGTGGCCGGCGCGATCCCTGCTGAAGAGCTGGAGGGGCTGGTGAAAGAACAGCTGGCGAAAGCCCGTGGCCAGTAA
- a CDS encoding protein disulfide oxidoreductase translates to MASKIRRWLRELAVWLLIGAAVSLAVDYFRQPALPQNFSATSLQTLDGRTLDLNAMSQQKPLLLYVWATWCGVCRYTTPSVASLAADGGNVLTVALRSGNNAALEKWLTRKKMTLPTVNDPSGQLARQWDIQVTPTLVVISQGEVKSVTTGWTSSWGMRLRLWLASW, encoded by the coding sequence GTGGCCAGTAAAATCAGGCGCTGGCTACGCGAGCTGGCGGTGTGGCTGCTGATTGGCGCGGCGGTGAGCCTGGCGGTGGATTATTTTCGCCAGCCCGCGCTGCCGCAAAACTTCAGCGCCACATCGCTGCAGACACTCGACGGCAGGACGCTGGATCTGAACGCCATGAGTCAGCAAAAGCCGCTGCTGCTGTACGTCTGGGCGACCTGGTGCGGAGTCTGTCGCTATACCACGCCGTCGGTGGCATCGCTTGCCGCCGACGGCGGCAATGTGCTGACGGTAGCCCTGCGTTCCGGCAATAACGCCGCGCTGGAGAAGTGGCTGACCAGGAAGAAAATGACGCTGCCGACAGTAAATGATCCGAGCGGCCAGTTGGCGCGGCAGTGGGATATCCAGGTAACGCCAACGCTGGTGGTCATTTCTCAAGGTGAGGTGAAGTCGGTTACCACCGGCTGGACCAGCAGTTGGGGAATGCGCCTGCGGCTGTGGCTGGCCTCCTGGTAG
- a CDS encoding SDR family oxidoreductase produces the protein MAIALISGASRGIGRATALLLAQEGYTVAVNYHHNIKAATEVVNTIVESGGKATALRADISDEAQVMAMFEAVDRMGEPLMALVNNAGILFTQCTVESLSAERINRVLATNVTGYFLCCREAVKRMSHRHGGKGGAIVNVSSAASRLGAPGEYVDYAASKGAVDTLTTGLALEVAAQGIRVNGVRPGLIYTEMHASGGEPGRVDRVKNSLPMQRGGQPEEVAQAIAWLLSDKASYVTGSFLELAGGK, from the coding sequence ATGGCGATAGCTCTGATTAGCGGCGCGAGCCGCGGCATAGGCCGGGCGACGGCGCTGCTGTTGGCGCAGGAAGGGTATACCGTCGCGGTCAATTACCATCACAACATTAAAGCCGCAACCGAAGTGGTCAATACCATTGTTGAATCTGGCGGCAAAGCCACGGCGCTGCGGGCCGATATCAGCGATGAAGCGCAGGTGATGGCGATGTTTGAGGCGGTTGACCGCATGGGCGAACCGCTGATGGCGTTGGTCAACAACGCCGGGATCCTGTTTACCCAATGTACGGTGGAGAGCCTGAGCGCCGAGCGTATTAACCGCGTGCTGGCCACCAACGTTACCGGCTACTTCCTCTGTTGCCGTGAGGCGGTAAAGCGCATGTCGCATCGGCATGGCGGCAAGGGCGGGGCGATAGTTAACGTTTCGTCGGCGGCCTCGCGCCTTGGCGCGCCGGGAGAGTACGTTGACTATGCCGCGTCGAAAGGGGCGGTAGATACTCTGACCACCGGGCTTGCGCTGGAGGTGGCGGCGCAGGGGATTCGGGTAAACGGCGTGCGTCCGGGGCTAATTTATACCGAGATGCACGCCTCCGGCGGCGAACCGGGACGCGTGGATCGGGTAAAAAATTCGCTACCGATGCAGCGCGGCGGCCAGCCGGAAGAGGTCGCTCAGGCCATTGCCTGGCTGCTGAGCGACAAAGCGTCGTATGTGACAGGTAGCTTCCTCGAACTGGCGGGCGGTAAATAA